CCGATGCGCTGGACCACAAACGGTGCGATCTGCGCCGGCAGCAAACCGAGGCTGGTTTCCGGCAAACCGAATTGCGCCTGATGATCGGCCAGCGCCACATCGCTGACACACGCCAGGCCAAATCCGCCGCCGAGCACCGCACCTTGCAGCACGCTAATCACCACTTGCGGCGCGTGTTGCACCTCTTGCAGCAGCGCACCGAACGCGCGGTTCAAATCGCGATAAGCGTCCGGCCCTTCGGCGCGGGCGTTGGCCATGTCCTTGATGTCGGCGCCGGCGCAAAAGTGTCCGCCCGCGCCGCCGATGACCAAGGCGCGAACGCTGCGGTCTTCGCGCACTGCGGCAAACACCGCGCGCAGTTCGGCGACCATCTGCAAGCTCATGGCGTTGCGGCTTTGCGGACGATTGAGGGTCAGGTGCAGCACGCCGTTGTGCAGTTCGAGCAGCAGCGTCTGGCAATCCGGCAGGTTACTCATTTGTTTTTCCCCGGCAGGATGCCCATGAGTTTGCAGATGATCCCGAGCATGATTTCGTCGGCGCCGCCGCCAATCGAGACCAGCCGCACATCGCGGTAGGCGCGGGCCACCGGGTTGTCCCACATGAAACCCATGCCGCCCCAATATTGCAGGCAACTGTCGCTGACTTCGCGGCCGAGTCGGCCGGCCTTGAGTTTGGCCATCGACGCCAGCCGCGTGACGTCCTGTCCTTTGATGTATTGCTCGGTGGCTTGATAGACCAACGCGCGCAGGCATTCGATTTCGGTTTGCAGTTCGGCGAGGCGGAAGTGAATCACCTGATTGTCGATCAGCGCGTTGCCGAAGGTTTTGCGTTCCTTGCAGTATTCGATGGTGCTGTCGATGCAATATTCGAGGCCTTTGATCATGTTCGCCGCGCCGAACAGGCGTTCTTCCTGGAACTGCAGCATTTGCATCATGAACCCCGCGCCTTCGTGGCCGATGCGGTTGCGTTGCGGTACGCGCACGTCATCGAAAAACACCTGCGCGGTTTCCGAACTGCGCATGCCGAGCTTGTCCAGATGGCCGCTGAGGCTGATGCCCGGGGTGTTCATCGGCAGCATGATCAGCGATTTGTTGACGTGCGGTTTGTCCTCGGAGGTGTTCGCCAGCAGGCAGATGAAATCGGCGCTTGGCGAGTTGGTGATCCACATTTTGCTGCCGTTGATCACGTAATCGTCGCCGTCCTTGCGAGCGGTGGTTTTCAGCCCGGCGACGTCGGAACCGGCGCCGACTTCGGAAACGCCGATGCAACCCACTTGCTCGCCGCTGATCGCCGGGCGCAGAAACTCTTCGCGTAACTCGTCCGAGCCAAACCGTGCCAGTGCCGGGGTGCACATGTCGGTCTGCACGCCGATCGACATCGGAATCCCGCCGCAATGAATAGTGCCGAACTCTTCGGCGGCGACGATTGAATAGCTGTAGTCGAGGCCCATGCCGCCGAATTTTTCCGGTTTGGAGATACCCAGCAAACCTAAATCGCCAGCCTTGCGGAAAATCTCGTGGATCGGAAAACGTCCGGCCTTTTCCCATTCCTCGACGTGCGGATTGATCTCGTGGTCGACGAATTGGCGGACGGTGCGGCGCAGGGCCTGGTGTTCCTGAGTGAAGATCATTTTTATTGTTCTCCTTGGGCCGACCTAGAACCGGGCGACGCCGAAACTGTTGGTTTGCAGCGGTCGCACTTCGGCTTCGTGACAGATATCCAGCAAGTAACCGAGCAACGTCCGGGTGTCGCGCGGATCGATCAAACCGTCGTCCCACAAATTGGCGCTGCCGTAGAGCGCGGTGGACTGGCTGTCGAGTTTTTGCGCGGTGACGTGTTCGAGCATGTCGAGCATTTTCGGGTCCGGCACCAGGCCGTCCTTGAGCTGCTTGGCTTCGGTGACGATTCGCAACACCTTGCCGGCCTGCGCGCCGCCCATGACCGCCGTGCGGCTGTTGGGCCAGGCAAAAATGAAGCGCGGGTCGAGGCCGCGACCGCACATGGCATAGTTGCCGGCGCCATACGAGCCGCCGACGACGATGGTCAATTTGGGCACGCGAGCATTGGCCACCGCTTGAATCATCTTCGCGCCGTGTTTGATCACACCTTGCTGTTCCGACTCGGTGCCGACCATGAAACCGGTGGTGTTATGGAAAAACAGCAGCGGCGTCTGACTCTGGTCGCACAGCTGGATAAATTGCGCAGCCTTGCTTGCACCCTTGGGCGTGATCGGGCCGTTATTGCCGATAAAACCGCAGGCGCGACCTTCTATGTGCAAATGGCCGCAGACGGTTTGCTGATCGAACTCGCCTTTGAATTCGAGGAAGTTCGACGCGTCGGCAATCCGCGCAATGATTTCGCGCACGTCGTAGGGCTTTTTCGGGTCATCCGGGATCAGCCCGAGCAACTCGTCGATGGGATAGAGCGGTGCCTGCCAGTGCCGTTCGGGTAACCATTGCAGTTGCTCATTCCACGGCAACATGCCGACTATTTCGCGCACTTGACGCACACCATCGGCATCGTTTTCGGCGAGGTATTCGGCGGTGCCGGCGGTTTGCGCATGCATCTCGGCGCCGCCCAATTCTTCATCGGTGGCGACCTCGCCGGTAGCGGCTTTCAGCAGCGGCGGGCCGGCCAGAAACAGCTTGGCTTTGCCGCGCACCACCACCACGTAATCCGACAAACCCGGCTGATAGGCGCCGCCCGCCGTGGCCGAGCCGTGCACCACGGTAATCTGCGGCAGCCCCATGGCCGACATCCGCGCCTGATTGGCGAAACTGCGCGCGCCTTCGACGAAAATCTCGGCGGCGTAATTGAGGTTGGCGCCGCCGCTTTCGGCGAGGGTGATGACCGGCAGTTTGTTTTCCATGGCGATCTGTTGCAGGCGCAGGGATTTTTTCAGACCGCTGGGGGAAATGGTCCCGCCCTTGATCGCGCTGTTGTTTGCCACCACCAGCACGCGCACGCCGGATACGTAGCCGATCCCGGCGATCAAGCCGCCACCGGCCGAGCTGCCGTCCTTGTCGTCATGCAATTTATAGCCGGCCAGACTCGCCAGTTCGAGAAACGGCGCGCCGGGATCGAGCAACAGATTCAGGCGCTCACGCGGCAGCAATTGCCCGCGTTTGTCGAATTTGTCTTTAGCCTCGGCAGCCTTGTTCAGCAAGTTCTGTTCGAGCTGACGAACCTGCTCGATGCCCACCAGCATCGCCGCGCGGTTTTGCTCGAACTGTGCGCTGAACGGGTCGACCTGGGACTGGATTACCGGCATGGGTTACTCCTTGTCCTTGAGCATGTCTGGCTGCAAGACTTCTGGCTGCAGTACGTCAGGTAAGTAGGCGCGGTGGAAGCCGTTATAGGATTCGCTGTTCTGCGCCTTGTGAATCGGCCACGCCCGACCGCCCAGGCTCGCCGCGCCATCAATGCGCAAGGTGCTGCCGCTGACAAACGCCGCCGCCGGGCTGAGCAAAAACACAATCGCCGCGCTGACCTCCGATTCGGTGCCGATGCGCTTGAGCGGCACATGCTCGCGCAGGGTCGGGATCACCGCTTTGAACGCGCCTTCATAAGTGTCCATGCCACTGGACGCGATCCAGCCCGGCGCCACCGCATTCACCCGCACCCCGGCGTAACCCCATTCGACCGCGGCGGTTTTGGTCAGGTTGTCCATGCCCGAACGCGATGCGCCGGAATGGCCCATGCCGGGCATGCCGCCCCACATATCGGCGAGCATGTTGACGATGCATCCGCCGTGTTTGCTCATCGATTGATTGAACACCTCGCGGGCCATCAGGAAACCGCCGACCAGATTGGTGCGCATCACGGTTTCGAAACCTTTCTGATTGATCGCGGCGAGCGGCGAGGGGTATTGGCCGCCGGCATTGTTGACCAGGCCATGGATCGGTCCGTGTTCGCCAATCAACTCGCTGACCAGTCGCTTGACCGCTTCTTCCTCGCGAATGTCGCAGGCCTTCCAGTCAGCCTTGCCGCCGTCCTCGCTGATTTCGGCGGCGACTTTTTGCAGTTTTTCAGGCTTGCGCCCGACCAGCAGCACATGGGCGCCGAGGGCCGCGAGTTCGTGGGCGGTGCAACGGCCGATACCGCTGCCGCCGCCGGTGACAATAATGGTTTGGCCAGCGAACAGATCGGCTTTGAAAATCGAGTCGTAAGCCATGGCAGCGTTCCCCTAATTGACCTGGTCGGCGATGCTTTGCGGCACCGGAATCTGGAATTCCAGCAGTTGCTGGGCGAACGCCTTGCCTTGCGGATCAATCCGCAGACTGGCGACGCCACCACCGCCGAGGGCGTTTTCCAGGAGGAAATTCAAACTGTCGCTGCCCGGCAGATACCAGCGTTCAACCCGTCCGTGGATCGGATCGAGCACATGGCGCATCCAATCGACCAACACTTCCGGGGTCAGCGCTTCGGCGATCCACGGCAGAAACTCCGGCTCGCGCGCCATCACGCCAATGTTGCTGTGATTGCCTTTGTCGCCGGAGCGCGCCACCGCGAGTTTCACCAGCGCCACACTGGCGTCGGCGCGACCGCTCGGTTTCGCGGGTTCCAGCGGCACTGGCAAATCGGCCGGGTCGAGCGCATCGAGA
The window above is part of the Pseudomonas prosekii genome. Proteins encoded here:
- the atuC gene encoding geranyl-CoA carboxylase subunit beta, which produces MPVIQSQVDPFSAQFEQNRAAMLVGIEQVRQLEQNLLNKAAEAKDKFDKRGQLLPRERLNLLLDPGAPFLELASLAGYKLHDDKDGSSAGGGLIAGIGYVSGVRVLVVANNSAIKGGTISPSGLKKSLRLQQIAMENKLPVITLAESGGANLNYAAEIFVEGARSFANQARMSAMGLPQITVVHGSATAGGAYQPGLSDYVVVVRGKAKLFLAGPPLLKAATGEVATDEELGGAEMHAQTAGTAEYLAENDADGVRQVREIVGMLPWNEQLQWLPERHWQAPLYPIDELLGLIPDDPKKPYDVREIIARIADASNFLEFKGEFDQQTVCGHLHIEGRACGFIGNNGPITPKGASKAAQFIQLCDQSQTPLLFFHNTTGFMVGTESEQQGVIKHGAKMIQAVANARVPKLTIVVGGSYGAGNYAMCGRGLDPRFIFAWPNSRTAVMGGAQAGKVLRIVTEAKQLKDGLVPDPKMLDMLEHVTAQKLDSQSTALYGSANLWDDGLIDPRDTRTLLGYLLDICHEAEVRPLQTNSFGVARF
- the atuD gene encoding citronellyl-CoA dehydrogenase, producing MIFTQEHQALRRTVRQFVDHEINPHVEEWEKAGRFPIHEIFRKAGDLGLLGISKPEKFGGMGLDYSYSIVAAEEFGTIHCGGIPMSIGVQTDMCTPALARFGSDELREEFLRPAISGEQVGCIGVSEVGAGSDVAGLKTTARKDGDDYVINGSKMWITNSPSADFICLLANTSEDKPHVNKSLIMLPMNTPGISLSGHLDKLGMRSSETAQVFFDDVRVPQRNRIGHEGAGFMMQMLQFQEERLFGAANMIKGLEYCIDSTIEYCKERKTFGNALIDNQVIHFRLAELQTEIECLRALVYQATEQYIKGQDVTRLASMAKLKAGRLGREVSDSCLQYWGGMGFMWDNPVARAYRDVRLVSIGGGADEIMLGIICKLMGILPGKNK
- a CDS encoding enoyl-CoA hydratase/isomerase family protein yields the protein MSNLPDCQTLLLELHNGVLHLTLNRPQSRNAMSLQMVAELRAVFAAVREDRSVRALVIGGAGGHFCAGADIKDMANARAEGPDAYRDLNRAFGALLQEVQHAPQVVISVLQGAVLGGGFGLACVSDVALADHQAQFGLPETSLGLLPAQIAPFVVQRIGLTQARRLALTAARFDGVQAKRLGLVHFVEHDPQALAERLEEVLAHVLCCAPEANALTKKLLLASAGEPADALLDQAAQWFSDAVKGDEGVEGTMAFVQKRKPGWAP
- a CDS encoding SDR family oxidoreductase, with product MAYDSIFKADLFAGQTIIVTGGGSGIGRCTAHELAALGAHVLLVGRKPEKLQKVAAEISEDGGKADWKACDIREEEAVKRLVSELIGEHGPIHGLVNNAGGQYPSPLAAINQKGFETVMRTNLVGGFLMAREVFNQSMSKHGGCIVNMLADMWGGMPGMGHSGASRSGMDNLTKTAAVEWGYAGVRVNAVAPGWIASSGMDTYEGAFKAVIPTLREHVPLKRIGTESEVSAAIVFLLSPAAAFVSGSTLRIDGAASLGGRAWPIHKAQNSESYNGFHRAYLPDVLQPEVLQPDMLKDKE